In one Verrucomicrobiota bacterium JB022 genomic region, the following are encoded:
- a CDS encoding MBL fold metallo-hydrolase, with protein MSTLINRRDALRWGLGLSGAFALSNLVSAAPPKASQEGRDANGAGIYHRPLGEFSLWTVSDGFGAFPVYPTFGGRTGSKDAVLEAARRWHLSDPVYNNFMMLVVRTPDALVLIDTGNGEGRGENSGKLLARLKQLGFAPKDFTHVIITHAHPDHLWGAVSKGKSVFSEAKYFIGQAEMRFWNRSDAEIRQAPEQMRGMLTTTRDALRVLEPQVKQVKDGEEVLPGFTMLDMPGHTPGHMGVQIRSGGETLYHVADIANQVRLLFEHPEWDFSYDNDPEQATATRRRVLGRIAEERALIFGTHYTFPGFGYVNQTGEGFEYIPEPIQFGGW; from the coding sequence ATGTCTACGCTTATCAATCGCCGCGATGCCCTGCGTTGGGGCCTCGGCCTCTCGGGCGCCTTTGCCCTTTCCAATCTCGTCTCCGCCGCGCCGCCCAAGGCCTCCCAGGAGGGGCGCGATGCCAACGGCGCGGGCATTTACCACCGCCCGCTGGGAGAGTTCAGCCTCTGGACGGTGTCCGACGGCTTTGGCGCGTTTCCGGTCTACCCGACCTTTGGCGGTCGCACCGGCAGCAAGGATGCTGTGCTCGAAGCGGCCCGCCGCTGGCACCTTTCCGACCCCGTCTACAACAACTTCATGATGCTGGTGGTGCGCACGCCCGACGCCCTCGTGCTGATCGACACCGGCAACGGCGAGGGCAGGGGAGAGAACAGCGGCAAGCTGCTCGCCCGCCTCAAGCAGCTCGGTTTTGCGCCCAAAGACTTTACGCACGTCATCATCACCCATGCGCACCCGGACCACCTGTGGGGTGCGGTGAGCAAGGGCAAGAGCGTCTTCTCGGAGGCGAAATACTTTATCGGGCAGGCGGAAATGCGCTTCTGGAACCGTAGCGACGCCGAGATCCGACAGGCGCCGGAGCAGATGCGCGGCATGCTCACCACCACGCGCGACGCATTGCGCGTGCTCGAGCCGCAGGTCAAGCAGGTGAAAGACGGCGAAGAAGTGCTGCCCGGCTTCACGATGCTGGATATGCCGGGTCACACGCCCGGGCACATGGGCGTCCAGATCCGCAGCGGCGGCGAAACGCTCTACCATGTGGCCGACATCGCCAATCAGGTGCGCCTGCTCTTCGAACACCCAGAGTGGGACTTCAGCTACGACAACGATCCCGAGCAGGCGACTGCCACGCGTCGTCGGGTGCTGGGCCGTATCGCGGAGGAGCGTGCGCTGATCTTCGGCACACATTATACCTTCCCCGGCTTCGGCTACGTCAACCAGACGGGCGAAGGCTTCGAGTATATCCCCGAGCCGATCCAGTTTGGGGGCTGGTAA
- a CDS encoding sugar phosphate isomerase/epimerase, with product MAHPNHQDIRLGTLAPGRGNPASYIRQILPHGFECFQLTFGGNVEGLDLGRIAHEVREALDGTGAFISGIGVYANPLGDREEDTQTRRAWELLIDHAEAFGCSLVCGFTGRVRGKPIPESIGRYQEVFGPLADRAGSKRVRLAFENCPMGGTWQTGDFNIAHNPDAWALMFEALPHDNIGLEWEPCHQMTQLIDPLPQIREWGHKFFHLHGKDATTRWDLVKKHGAYGKERVVHHRTPGFGDSNWTDVISELRMIGYTGTIDIEGWHDPVYRDELEMTGQVHSLHYLKHCRGGAFIANPQV from the coding sequence ATGGCCCACCCAAACCATCAGGACATCCGCCTCGGCACCCTCGCGCCCGGTCGCGGCAACCCAGCCTCGTATATCCGCCAGATCCTGCCGCATGGCTTCGAGTGCTTTCAGCTCACCTTTGGCGGCAACGTAGAGGGGCTCGACCTCGGTCGTATCGCGCATGAGGTGAGGGAGGCGCTGGACGGCACGGGCGCGTTTATCTCGGGCATCGGTGTCTACGCCAACCCGCTGGGCGACCGCGAGGAAGACACGCAGACCCGCCGGGCGTGGGAGCTGTTGATCGATCACGCGGAGGCTTTCGGCTGCTCGCTGGTCTGCGGTTTCACGGGCCGCGTGCGGGGCAAGCCGATCCCGGAGTCCATCGGGCGCTATCAGGAGGTATTTGGTCCGCTGGCCGACCGCGCGGGCAGTAAGCGCGTGCGCCTCGCATTCGAGAACTGCCCGATGGGCGGCACCTGGCAGACGGGCGACTTCAACATCGCGCACAACCCCGACGCCTGGGCCCTGATGTTTGAGGCGCTGCCGCACGACAATATCGGCCTCGAGTGGGAGCCCTGCCACCAGATGACCCAGTTGATCGACCCGCTGCCGCAGATCCGCGAGTGGGGTCACAAGTTTTTCCACTTGCACGGCAAGGACGCCACCACCCGTTGGGATCTCGTGAAAAAGCACGGTGCCTACGGCAAGGAGCGCGTCGTCCACCACCGCACGCCCGGCTTTGGCGACAGCAACTGGACCGACGTGATCAGCGAGCTGCGTATGATCGGCTACACCGGCACGATCGACATCGAGGGCTGGCACGACCCCGTCTATCGCGACGAGCTGGAGATGACGGGCCAGGTCCACAGCCTCCACTACCTCAAGCACTGCCGGGGCGGGGCCTTCATCGCCAACCCGCAAGTGTGA